ACGAACTCGGAGGCCATCCTGGGCGCGTCGGTGCCCCGGCAGCGGGCCCGGCGGCGGGGTCTGGACTTCACCGAGGGGGTGGCGATCACCAGTTCGTTCCACCCGGACCCGCAGACCCACATCGAGCCGGTCCGCTACGGCAAGGGCTCCAACGCGATGGGGCTGCTCCAGTCGCTGCTGGTCGACGGCGGGCCGCGCCGGGTGCGGCGCTGGCTGGGTGACATCGCCCGGCATCCCGGCCTGGCCGCCCGCATGCTGTCGGTGCGGGGCTGGTCGGAGCGGACCGTGATCGCCCTGGTGATGCAGTCGGCGGACAACTCGCTCACCACCCGGTGGCGGCGCGGGCTGTTCGGTCGCCGGCTGGTCTCCGGCCCCGGTCACGGCGCGCCGAACCCGACCTGGATCCCGGCCGGCAACGACGCCGTCCGGCTGCTCGCCGAGGAGATCGACGGTACGCCCGGCGGGGCGGTCACCGAGCCGTTCAACATCCCGATGACGGCGCACATCCTCGGCGGGGCGGTGATCGGCGCCTCCCCGGCCGACGGGGTGATCGACCCGTACCACCGGGTGCACGGGCATCCGGGGCTGCACGTGGTGGACGGCGCGGCGGTCTCGGCGAACCTGGGGGTGAACCCGTCGCTGACCATCACCGCCCAGGCGGAACGGGCGATGTCCCTCTGGCCCAACAAGGGGGAGGCGGATCCGCGTCCGCCGCTGGGTGAGGCGTACCGCCGGGTGGAGCCGGTCGCCCCGCACCGGCCGGCGGTGCCGGCGCACGCCCCGGGGGCGCTGCGCGGCTGACCGGCGCGACACCGCCGGGCGATCCGCCACGCGGAACGCCCGGCCCGCGCCCGGCCCGGCGGTGCCGGTCGGTAGGCTTTCTGCACATGAGCACGCCTCGCCCCGTCCTCGTGGTGGACTTCGGAGCCCAGTACGCCCAGCTCATCGCGCGCCGGGTGCGTGAGGCGCGGGTCTACTCGGAGATCGTCCCGCACTCCATGCCGGTCGCCGAGATGCTGGCGAAGAACCCGGCCGCGATCATCCTCTCCGGCGGCCCGTCCAGCGTCTACGCTCCGGACGCCCCGCAGATCGACGCCGGCATGTTCGACGCGGACGTGCCGGTCTTCGGCATCTGCTACGGCTTCCAGGCGATGGCCCAGGCGCTCGGTGGCACGGTCGCGCGGACCGGCAACCGCGAGTACGGCGGCACCCCGCTGCGGCCCCGGCTCACCGAGCCGGGCGTGCTGCTCCGCGACCTCCCCGCCGACCTGCCGGTCTGGATGAGCCACGGCGACGCGGTGACCGAGGCCCCGGCGGGCTTCACGGTGACCGCCGAGTCGGCGGGCGCGCCGGTCGCCGCCTTCGAGGACCTGGCCGGTCGCCGCGCCGGGGTGCAGTTCCACCCGGAGGTGGGGCACACCGCGCAGGGCCAGGAGATGCTCAAGCGCTTCCTCTACGAGATCGCCGGCATCGAGCCGACCTGGACCGCGTCGAACATCATCGACGAGCAGGTGGCCCGGATCCGTGAGCAGGTGGGCGACAAGGAGGTCATCTGCGGCCTGAGCGGCGGGGTGGACTCGGCGGTCGCCGCCGCGCTGGTCCACAAGGCGGTCGGTGACCAGCTCACCTGCGTCTTCGTCGACCACGGTCTGCTGCGGGCGGGCGAGGCCGAGCAGGTGGAGAAGGACTACGTCGCGGCCACCGGCATCAAGCTGAAGGTGGTCGACGCCCAGGAGCGGTTCCTCGGCGCGCTGGCCGGGGTGACCGACCCCGAGCAGAAGCGGAAGATCATCGGCCGGGAGTTCATCCGGGTCTTCGAGGCCGCCGCCCGGGAGATCGCCTCGCACGGCGACGTCGAGTTCCTGGTGCAGGGCACCCTCTATCCCGACGTGGTGGAGTCCGGTGGCGGCACCGGCACCGCCAACATCAAGAGTCACCACAACGTCGGCGGCCTGCCGGAGGACCTGAAGTTCGCCCTGGTCGAGCCGCTGCGCACGCTCTTCAAGGACGAGGTCCGGGCGCTCGGTCTGGAGCTGGGGCTGCCCGAGGCGATGGTCTGGCGGCACCCGTTCCCGGGTCCCGGGCTGGCCATCCGGATCATCGGCGCGGTCGACCGGGAGCGGCTCGACCTGCTGCGCCAGGCCGACCTGATCGCCCGGGAGGAGCTGACCGCGGCCGGTCTGGACCGGGGCGTCTGGCAGTTCCCGGTGGTGCTCCTGGCCGACGTGCGCAGCGTCGGCGTGCAGGGCGACGGGCGCAGCTACGGGCATCCCGTGGTGCTGCGCCCGGTCTCCAGCGAGGACGCGATGACCGCCGACTGGTCCCGGCTGCCCTACGACGTGGTGGCCCGGATCTCCACCCGGATCACCAACGAGGTGGCCGAGGTGAACCGGGTGGTGCTGGACGTGACCAGCAAGCCGCCGGGCACCATCGAGTGGGAGTGACGCCGGATCACGCGGCGGCCGGCGGCTGAGGCTCCGGCCGCGGCGTGGGTCCGGGCGTGGGTCCGGTCCCGGGCTGCGGGGCCGGCCACGCCGGCGGCACGGTCGGCGGGCCCTGCGGCGCGGCGCCCGCCGGGTGCGGCCAGGCGGGTGCGCCGGTCGGCTCCTCGGGCATCAGGAACCACATGATCGGGTACGCCAGCGCGGCGACACCGCCGGTGAGCAGGGTGCCGACCGCGAAGATCACCCGGACCAGGTTCGGGTCGACGGCGAAGTAGCGGCCGAGGCCGCTGGCGACCCCGGCCACCATACGGTCGGTGGTCGGTCGCCGGAGCTGCTTGTACGGGGCCTGAGGGGTGCTCGTGGAGGTCATGTCCCCACGGTTGCTCGCGGTGGGGCGGGCGACCTCGGTGAAGGCCCGGACTCATACCCTGATCGATCCCTGAGGCACCAGCAAAGAGTCAGGAATCTGACACTCTTCGATGGAGGTAACCCCACGAGGGGAGAATTTCCTCCCGTGACCACCTTGCTGGAGCCGCTCCGCAGGATCGCGGCATACGCAGTTTGTGCAGATCAAGACGGCCGAGTGTTGCTGGTCCGCGCATCGGAGCGCTCCGGCACCCCCGGCATCTGGTCGCTGCCCGGCGGGGCGGTCGACCACGGCGAGGACCCGAAGCACACCGTCGTCCGCGAGACCGCGACGGAGACCGGCCTCTCGGTCGCCGTCTCCGGGCTGGCGGACGTGCTCGCCGACATGCGGGCCCTGCCCGAGCGGGGCATCACCATCCACACCGACCGCCTGCTCTACACGGTCTCGGTACGGGGCGGGACGCTGACCGAGCGGGTGGACCGGCCGACCGACCTGGCCCGCTGGTTCACCCTGGACGAGGCCCGGGCGCTGCCGCTGCGGTCGTTCACGGCGCGTGCCCTCGGGCTCCCCGCCTCCTCGGCCGACGTGCCGCCCGAGGAGGTCCCCGAGTTCCCCTCCTTCTACGCCGTGCCCAACCCGGACGGGCTGCACCGCGCGCAGCGCTTCGCCGCGTACGCCGTGGTCACCGACCCGGAGGAGCGGGTGCTGCTGACCCGGGTGTCGGACGGCTACCCGGGCGCCGGCTGCTGGCACCTGCCCGGCGGCGGCACCGACTACGGCGAGCAGCC
This genomic interval from Micromonospora sp. CCTCC AA 2012012 contains the following:
- the guaA gene encoding glutamine-hydrolyzing GMP synthase, with amino-acid sequence MSTPRPVLVVDFGAQYAQLIARRVREARVYSEIVPHSMPVAEMLAKNPAAIILSGGPSSVYAPDAPQIDAGMFDADVPVFGICYGFQAMAQALGGTVARTGNREYGGTPLRPRLTEPGVLLRDLPADLPVWMSHGDAVTEAPAGFTVTAESAGAPVAAFEDLAGRRAGVQFHPEVGHTAQGQEMLKRFLYEIAGIEPTWTASNIIDEQVARIREQVGDKEVICGLSGGVDSAVAAALVHKAVGDQLTCVFVDHGLLRAGEAEQVEKDYVAATGIKLKVVDAQERFLGALAGVTDPEQKRKIIGREFIRVFEAAAREIASHGDVEFLVQGTLYPDVVESGGGTGTANIKSHHNVGGLPEDLKFALVEPLRTLFKDEVRALGLELGLPEAMVWRHPFPGPGLAIRIIGAVDRERLDLLRQADLIAREELTAAGLDRGVWQFPVVLLADVRSVGVQGDGRSYGHPVVLRPVSSEDAMTADWSRLPYDVVARISTRITNEVAEVNRVVLDVTSKPPGTIEWE
- a CDS encoding PspC domain-containing protein; the encoded protein is MTSTSTPQAPYKQLRRPTTDRMVAGVASGLGRYFAVDPNLVRVIFAVGTLLTGGVAALAYPIMWFLMPEEPTGAPAWPHPAGAAPQGPPTVPPAWPAPQPGTGPTPGPTPRPEPQPPAAA
- a CDS encoding NUDIX hydrolase, coding for MTTLLEPLRRIAAYAVCADQDGRVLLVRASERSGTPGIWSLPGGAVDHGEDPKHTVVRETATETGLSVAVSGLADVLADMRALPERGITIHTDRLLYTVSVRGGTLTERVDRPTDLARWFTLDEARALPLRSFTARALGLPASSADVPPEEVPEFPSFYAVPNPDGLHRAQRFAAYAVVTDPEERVLLTRVSDGYPGAGCWHLPGGGTDYGEQPGAALIRELVEETGQTGRLVELLGVASHRDAASLGPEGYPIDWHGVRAFYRVVVDQPAPPRVTDVGGSTCEARWFRREELGALPTDRLTEVTAEAVQAARLL